In one window of Mucilaginibacter auburnensis DNA:
- a CDS encoding Nif3-like dinuclear metal center hexameric protein: MKLAQLTAYLESLAPLSYQEDYDNAGLIVGNPDMEIHQALISLDCIEAVVDEAIATGCQLIISHHPIVFKGLKKFNGKTYVERVVEKAIRNNIAIYAIHTNLDNIDTGVNARICQTLGLQNCRVLAPKQGLLKKLVAYVPNSHAEQVRNALFHAGAGNIGNYSECSFSSAGSGTFKGGDDTTPYVGEPGERHTESEVKIETIYPVNLESKILMALVLAHPYEEVAYDLYNLTNQHQQVGSGMIGELEIPMDEEQFLSMVKDKLNAQVIRHTELRYKTVKKVAVCGGAGGFLLKQAVAAGADFFVTADYKYHEFFDAEGKIVIADVGHFESEQFTQQLLCEIIQKKFSNFAVRLTEINTNPVKYYI, from the coding sequence ATGAAATTAGCTCAACTTACCGCTTACCTGGAAAGCCTGGCGCCGCTTAGCTATCAGGAAGATTATGATAATGCCGGTCTGATAGTGGGCAATCCCGATATGGAGATCCATCAGGCATTAATATCATTAGATTGCATTGAAGCGGTAGTTGACGAAGCCATTGCTACTGGCTGCCAGCTCATTATATCTCATCACCCTATAGTTTTTAAAGGCCTTAAAAAATTTAATGGCAAAACCTATGTGGAGCGCGTAGTTGAAAAGGCTATCCGTAACAACATTGCTATTTACGCTATCCACACCAATCTGGATAACATCGACACCGGTGTTAATGCCCGTATTTGTCAAACATTAGGCTTACAAAATTGCCGTGTGTTAGCGCCCAAACAAGGCTTGCTTAAAAAGCTGGTTGCCTATGTACCCAATAGCCATGCGGAGCAGGTACGCAACGCGTTGTTCCATGCGGGAGCAGGCAATATTGGTAATTATAGCGAGTGTAGCTTTAGCAGCGCCGGCAGCGGCACTTTTAAAGGCGGCGACGATACAACGCCTTATGTTGGTGAGCCCGGTGAACGCCACACCGAAAGCGAGGTTAAAATTGAAACTATTTATCCGGTTAACCTGGAAAGCAAAATTTTGATGGCACTGGTATTGGCGCATCCTTATGAGGAGGTGGCTTATGATCTGTATAATCTTACCAATCAGCACCAGCAGGTAGGCTCGGGAATGATAGGCGAACTGGAAATACCCATGGATGAAGAGCAATTTTTGTCTATGGTAAAAGATAAATTGAATGCGCAGGTGATACGACATACTGAACTGCGCTATAAAACCGTTAAGAAGGTAGCTGTTTGCGGCGGGGCCGGAGGGTTTTTGCTGAAGCAGGCCGTTGCCGCCGGGGCCGACTTTTTTGTTACTGCCGACTATAAATATCATGAGTTTTTTGATGCCGAGGGTAAGATAGTTATTGCAGATGTGGGACACTTTGAAAGTGAGCAATTTACACAGCAATTATTGTGTGAAATAATTCAAAAGAAATTTAGTAACTTTGCCGTCCGTTTAACAGAAATAAATACAAACCCTGTCAAATACTATATTTAA
- a CDS encoding TM2 domain-containing protein: MDYYSNPYMSMPGVTSEELTFLQQATAELSDNQKKHFYLIYTGKRKSPQDILIFTLIGFFGVAGIQRFLVGQIGMGILYFFTGGLCFIGTIVDLVNHKQIATDFNRKMAYESFQIAKMSV; encoded by the coding sequence ATGGACTACTACAGCAACCCATACATGTCAATGCCAGGTGTAACCAGCGAAGAACTTACCTTTTTGCAACAGGCAACTGCCGAGCTAAGTGACAATCAGAAGAAACACTTTTACCTGATCTACACCGGCAAGCGCAAAAGCCCGCAAGACATATTGATCTTTACCTTAATTGGCTTTTTCGGCGTAGCTGGTATTCAGCGCTTCCTGGTTGGTCAAATAGGCATGGGTATACTTTACTTCTTTACCGGTGGTTTGTGCTTCATAGGTACAATTGTTGACCTGGTAAACCACAAACAAATTGCTACAGATTTTAACCGTAAAATGGCTTACGAAAGTTTCCAGATAGCTAAAATGAGTGTTTAA